From the Kribbella sp. CA-293567 genome, the window GTCGGACAGGTCTACCCGCGCTCGCTGGACTACGACGTCGTCTCGGCGCTGGTCCAGCTCGCCGCCGGGCCGTCCAGCCTGGCGACGACGATCCGGCTGATGGCCGGGCACGAATTGGTCACCGAGGGCTTCAAGGACGGCCAGGTCGGCTCGTCGGCGATGCCGCACAAGATGAACACCCGGTCCTGTGAGCGGGTCAACGGGCTGGCCGTCATCCTGCGCGGTTACGCGTCGATGACCGGCGAGCTGGCCGGCAACCAGTGGAACGAGGGCGACGTCTTCTGCTCCGTCGTCCGCCGGGTCGCGTTGCCGGACGCGTTCTTCGCTCTGGACGGGCTGTTCGAGACGTTCCTGACCGTGCTGGACGAGTTCGGGGTGTACCCGGCCGTGGTGGCGCGCGAACTGGAGCGCTACCTGCCGTTCCTGACCACCACCAAGGTGCTGATGGCCGCCGTGAAGAACGGCGTCGGCCGGGAGACCGCGCACGAGGTGATCAAGGAGCACGCCGTCGCGATGGCGCTCGACCTGCGCAAGGGCACCTCGGAGAACGACCTGTTCCACCGGCTCGGCGCGGACGGCCGGCTCGGCCTGACCGAGGAGCAGATCGTCGGCATCGTCGGCGAGCCGCTGTCGTTCACCGGAGCGGCGGTGGCGCAGGTCAACACGGTCGTGGCAGCGATCGACTCGCTGGCCAAGCGCTACCCCGAGGCCGCCGCCTACACCCCTGGTGACATCCTTTAGCTCGTGTACGAACCGCTCACCTGGACGCTGGTGGCCCTGTCGCTGGCCGCGACGGTCTTCGCGCTGGTGCTGGCCGGGCTGGACCGCCGGATCAACTGGTGGCTGCTCGGGCTGCTCGGCGTGGTCGAGGTCGCCCTGCTGGCGCAACTGGTGGCCGGGATCGTTCAGCTCGCCGGTACGGAGCGCGACGTCTCCGGACCGTTCTTCGTGGGCTATCTGATCGGTTCGCTGCTGGTGCTGCCGATCGGTGCGCTGTGGGCGCTGGCCGAGAGCAGTCGCTGGGGGGCCGGCGCGCTGGCGGTCGCCTGCGTCGTCGTCCCGGTGCTCGAACTGCGGATGTACGAGATCTGGGCCGTCGGCTGATGCCGGAGGCTTCGGCGACCAAGCACGGACCGGGCCGCATCCTGATCGCCGTGTACGGCGTCTTCGCGCTCGCGGCGACCGCGCGGGCCGGCGTACAGATCGCGACCCGGTTCTCCGAGGCGCCGATCGCCTACTCGCTGTCGGCCGTTGCCGCGGTCATCTACTGCGCGGCCACCTTCGCTCTGGCCAAGGCCACCGTGATCTCCCGCCGGGTCGCGCTGGTCGCGATCCTGATCGAGCTCGCCGGCGTACTGGTCATCGGCAGCTTCAGCTATGCCGTTCCCGCCGACTTCCCCCGCGCCACCGTCTGGTCGCACTTCGGTCAAGGCTACGGCTACGTGCCGCTCGTTCTGCCGGTGCTCGGGCTGCTCTGGTTGCGCCGGACCGCGCAGGACTGACTTCCCAGCGAACTCCCAGGCAGGCACAGGGAGTGGCCAAGGTTCACCGGCCAGAGTCGGTGACATGCAGAGATCAGGTCGTCCCCGGGTCGAGATCGTCGTCCCGGTGCGGAATGAGGAATACGACCTCGGCCCCAATATCCGGCGGTTGCGCGCGTACCTGGACGACGCCTTCCCGTTCCCGGCCGAGGTCTGCATCGCTGACAACGGGAGCACCGATGCCACCTGGGAGATCGGCGCGCTGCTCGCCACCGAGCTGCCGGGAATCCGGATCGTCCGGCTCGAGGAGCCGGGACGAGGCCGGGCACTGAACCAGGTCTGGTCGACGAGTGAGGCGGATGTCCTTGCCTACATGGATGTCGACCTCTCCACCAACCTCAACGCGTTGCTGCCGTTGGTGGCACCGCTGCTGGCCAGCCACAGTGACGTGGCGATCGGCTCCCGGCTGGCGCGTGGCTCACGAGTGGTCCGGCGGCCGAAGCGCGAGGCGATCTCGCGTGGCTACAACCTGTTGCTGCGGGCAACGTTGGGTACTCGGTTCTCCGACGCGCAGTGCGGGTTCAAGGCGATCCGGCACGATGTCGCGGCCGAGCTGCTGCCGCTGGTGCAGGACACCAGTTGGTTCTTCGACACCGAACTCCTGGTGCTGGCCGAGCGAGCCGGACTGCGGATCCACGAGGTCCCGGTGGACTGGGTCGACGACCTGGACTCGAGGGTCGCGATAGCCAAGACAGTGGTGGAGGATCTGCGTGGAATCGCTCGCCTGAGCAGGGATCTCGGCCGCGGCCGGATTCCGCTGGACCCCGTACGCCGGGCCTTCGGTCGCCCCGCGATTGCCGACCCGAGGACTGCCCTGGCCGCCCGCATACTCCGCTTCGCCGGCGTCGGCGTGATCAGCACCCTCGCGTACATCCTTCTCTACTTGGGTTTGCGGCACGCGGTGCCGGCCCAGCTCGCCAACGTGCTCGCGCTGCTGATCACCGCGGTCGGCAACACCGCCCTCAATCGCCGGATCACCTTCGGGGTCCGCGGCGTGGAGAACCGCGGCAAGCACCAGTTGCGCGGGCTGGTCACCTTCGCTATCGGCTGGAGCCTGACCGCCTCCTCGCTGTGGCTGCTGCACACGGCGGTCGCCGTACCGGCACCCAGTCTCGAGATCGTCGTCCTGACGGCCGCCAACCTGGCCGCGACGGTGGTCCGCTTCGGCCTCTTCCAGGCCTGGGTCTTCGACGACGAGGCGCCCACTCTTCCCACCTTCGAACCGCCGGCGGTTCTCGACCCGACCCGGAGCAACTGATGAGCACTCTGACCGAACCCACGACCGCGGCGCCATCGCGCACCAGATCGACCGCGCGACTCGCGGCGTACCCGATCAGTCGCGACCATGCCTTGTACGGCGGGCTGTTGCTGCTCACTGCGATCGCCTACGTATGGGGATTGTCGAAGAACGGCTACGCCAACGAGTACTACGCGGCGGCGGTCCAGGCCGGCTCCGTCAGCTGGAAGGCCTGGTTCTTCGGGGCCTTCGACTCGTCGAGCTTCATCACCGTGGACAAGACACCGGCCTCGTTGTGGGTGATGGGCCTGTCCGGGCGGATCTTCGGCTTCGGCGTCTGGAGCATGCTGATCCCGCAGGCGCTGATCGGAGTGGCGAGCGTCGGTTTCCTCTACGTCTCGGTACGGCGCTGGTTCTCGTCGAACGCCGCGCTGCTGGCGGGTGCCGTGCTGGCACTGACGCCGGTCGCGGTGCTGATGTTCCGGTTCAACAACCCGGATGCCTTGCTGGTCC encodes:
- a CDS encoding bifunctional glycosyltransferase family 2/GtrA family protein, producing MQRSGRPRVEIVVPVRNEEYDLGPNIRRLRAYLDDAFPFPAEVCIADNGSTDATWEIGALLATELPGIRIVRLEEPGRGRALNQVWSTSEADVLAYMDVDLSTNLNALLPLVAPLLASHSDVAIGSRLARGSRVVRRPKREAISRGYNLLLRATLGTRFSDAQCGFKAIRHDVAAELLPLVQDTSWFFDTELLVLAERAGLRIHEVPVDWVDDLDSRVAIAKTVVEDLRGIARLSRDLGRGRIPLDPVRRAFGRPAIADPRTALAARILRFAGVGVISTLAYILLYLGLRHAVPAQLANVLALLITAVGNTALNRRITFGVRGVENRGKHQLRGLVTFAIGWSLTASSLWLLHTAVAVPAPSLEIVVLTAANLAATVVRFGLFQAWVFDDEAPTLPTFEPPAVLDPTRSN
- the purB gene encoding adenylosuccinate lyase — encoded protein: MGYVPTSSKPRIPNVLAARYASPSMAELWSPEYKIVLERQLWLAVLGAQKAYGVDVPDGVIEDYRVVIDQVDLESIAARERVTRHDVKARIEEFNALAGHEHVHKGMTSRDLTENVEQLQIRAGLVLVRDRAVATAVQLGQKAAEHAALVLTGRSHNVAAQATTLGKRFASAADELLVAIARLEDLIERYPLRGIKGPVGTSQDMLDLFGGQDKLLAGLESEVAQHLGFRRVLTSVGQVYPRSLDYDVVSALVQLAAGPSSLATTIRLMAGHELVTEGFKDGQVGSSAMPHKMNTRSCERVNGLAVILRGYASMTGELAGNQWNEGDVFCSVVRRVALPDAFFALDGLFETFLTVLDEFGVYPAVVARELERYLPFLTTTKVLMAAVKNGVGRETAHEVIKEHAVAMALDLRKGTSENDLFHRLGADGRLGLTEEQIVGIVGEPLSFTGAAVAQVNTVVAAIDSLAKRYPEAAAYTPGDIL